Proteins found in one uncultured Methanobrevibacter sp. genomic segment:
- a CDS encoding peptidoglycan-binding protein, which yields MQQALKDHGYYLSYKGHYLKVDGKFQSCTERSVKEFQKDKGLKVTGKVDEKTAVKLGII from the coding sequence ATCCAACAGGCCCTAAAAGACCACGGATACTACCTCTCATACAAAGGACACTACCTTAAGGTTGACGGTAAGTTCCAAAGCTGCACTGAAAGATCCGTCAAGGAGTTCCAAAAGGACAAAGGACTTAAGGTGACCGGTAAGGTTGATGAAAAGACTGCTGTAAAACTTGGAATAATTTAA
- a CDS encoding GTP-binding protein, protein MGIEEKIKDIEEEIQKTPYNKATSHHIGKLKAKLSKLKEESLQRSSGGSKGQGFHVKKSGDATVVLVGFPSVGKSTLLNNITNAESKVGAYQFTTLDIVPGVMEHKNAKIQVFDIPGIITGASSGKGRGKEILSVARTADLILVVLDTLNPQHLKVILEELRNIGIRPNEQPPDVTVKRKKLGGVKVSSTCKLTHLDEKTIRSILNEYGYINADVLFRDDVTMDQFIDVLDRNKSYVPMLILLNKVDLVDDAYIKELKKYIPDFIPISADKNTNIDELKDLIFDNLDLVRVYLKPQGRKADMEDPLVIKKGSTVIDACGKLHREFVKNFRHAKVWGTSVKFPGQKVGPDHVLEDEDVLRVILKK, encoded by the coding sequence ATGGGTATTGAAGAAAAGATTAAGGATATTGAGGAAGAAATTCAAAAGACACCTTATAACAAGGCTACTTCCCACCATATTGGAAAATTAAAGGCCAAATTATCCAAATTAAAAGAAGAATCATTGCAGCGCAGTAGCGGGGGATCCAAAGGACAGGGATTCCATGTAAAAAAGAGTGGAGATGCTACTGTGGTTCTGGTCGGTTTTCCGTCTGTGGGTAAATCAACATTACTGAATAACATTACAAATGCCGAAAGTAAGGTCGGCGCCTATCAGTTCACCACACTGGACATCGTTCCGGGTGTGATGGAGCACAAGAATGCCAAGATTCAGGTTTTTGACATTCCCGGAATCATCACCGGTGCAAGCTCAGGTAAGGGAAGAGGTAAGGAGATTCTTTCAGTTGCAAGAACCGCCGATTTGATACTTGTCGTTTTGGACACATTGAACCCTCAGCACCTGAAGGTCATTCTTGAGGAGTTGAGAAATATCGGCATAAGGCCTAACGAGCAGCCTCCGGACGTTACAGTCAAAAGGAAAAAGCTCGGTGGGGTAAAGGTATCAAGCACCTGCAAGCTCACACACCTTGACGAGAAGACCATAAGGTCAATTCTCAACGAATACGGCTACATCAATGCAGATGTGCTTTTCCGTGATGACGTTACAATGGACCAGTTCATTGATGTCTTGGACAGGAACAAGTCATACGTTCCGATGCTTATTCTGCTCAACAAGGTGGACCTGGTGGATGACGCTTATATCAAGGAGCTTAAAAAGTACATTCCGGATTTCATTCCGATTTCCGCAGACAAGAACACCAACATCGATGAGCTCAAGGATTTGATATTCGACAACCTCGATTTGGTGAGAGTTTACCTTAAACCGCAGGGAAGAAAGGCGGATATGGAGGATCCTCTGGTCATCAAGAAGGGCTCTACAGTCATCGACGCATGCGGCAAGCTCCACAGGGAATTTGTCAAGAACTTCCGTCATGCGAAGGTATGGGGTACATCCGTCAAGTTTCCGGGCCAGAAGGTAGGACCTGACCATGTCCTTGAGGATGAGGATGTCTTGAGGGTGATTTTGAAAAAATGA
- a CDS encoding adenylate kinase family protein codes for MTAVFITGTPCTGKTTIASKLNGRVVKINDLARSHGFIMGVDEDKGYEIIDIEKLSDYVDGLIEKSDDLLIFEGHVSHLLDGADKVIVLRVRPEILAERLKARDYSESKIRENLEAEALGVCSAESFEKYPDETYEIDVSDLDIDGAVGVIEDIIQNGGDYPVGSVDFMQWLVENP; via the coding sequence ATGACTGCTGTTTTTATTACAGGCACTCCGTGTACGGGCAAGACCACAATTGCAAGCAAATTGAACGGACGTGTTGTTAAAATCAATGACCTTGCAAGAAGTCACGGTTTCATCATGGGTGTCGATGAGGATAAGGGCTATGAGATAATCGACATCGAGAAGCTGTCCGATTATGTGGATGGCCTTATTGAAAAATCAGATGATTTGCTTATTTTTGAGGGTCATGTATCACACCTTCTCGACGGCGCCGATAAGGTGATCGTTTTGAGGGTGAGGCCTGAGATTTTAGCCGAAAGGCTTAAGGCAAGAGATTATTCCGAGTCAAAAATCCGTGAAAACCTTGAGGCGGAAGCCCTTGGGGTTTGTTCTGCCGAATCATTTGAAAAATATCCTGATGAGACATATGAGATTGATGTAAGCGATTTGGATATTGATGGGGCTGTCGGAGTGATAGAGGATATCATCCAAAACGGTGGGGACTATCCTGTCGGCAGTGTTGACTTTATGCAATGGCTTGTTGAAAATCCTTAA
- a CDS encoding ribonuclease P protein component 4, whose product MSRGNRPKWMIEIAIERMNILFNRAEMEFITHPERSNRYVEMALKLSTKYNTKVPAEWSRRYCKSCKSFLKPGHNCTVRLVNSEVNIFCGECGHVMKIPYHREKKLKRRAKYDSKQKRINE is encoded by the coding sequence TTGAGTAGAGGAAACAGACCAAAGTGGATGATTGAAATAGCGATTGAAAGAATGAACATTCTTTTCAACCGTGCTGAGATGGAATTCATCACCCATCCTGAAAGGTCAAATCGCTATGTCGAAATGGCATTGAAGCTGTCCACCAAATACAATACCAAAGTGCCAGCTGAATGGTCCCGGAGGTATTGCAAGAGCTGCAAGTCCTTTCTCAAGCCTGGTCACAATTGCACCGTCCGGCTAGTTAACTCAGAAGTTAACATTTTTTGTGGTGAATGTGGTCATGTAATGAAAATTCCCTATCACAGGGAAAAGAAGTTAAAAAGGAGAGCCAAATATGATTCAAAACAAAAAAGAATTAATGAATAG
- a CDS encoding YhbY family RNA-binding protein, which translates to MIQNKKELMNRALNAMTINIGKSGVNDNVIEEIKRQLKANEIVKLKFAKNIARDKDTYIDEIVSKTRAKLVDVRGHVAVIYKKKP; encoded by the coding sequence ATGATTCAAAACAAAAAAGAATTAATGAATAGAGCTCTTAATGCGATGACAATTAACATTGGTAAGTCAGGCGTTAACGATAATGTCATTGAAGAAATCAAACGTCAGCTTAAAGCCAATGAAATCGTTAAACTTAAATTTGCAAAAAATATCGCTCGCGATAAAGATACTTACATCGACGAAATCGTCTCAAAGACCCGAGCTAAACTCGTGGATGTCAGAGGCCACGTTGCTGTAATTTACAAGAAAAAGCCTTAA
- a CDS encoding 30S ribosomal protein S19e: MTTVYDVPADLLIEKVAEEFKANDKIESPAWSNFVRTGVHKERKPENPDWWFVRAASIIRRVYIDGPVGVSSLRTFYGGKKDRGVRPEKFMRGSGSIIRTALHQLEDAGYVEKVEGGRVVSPQGRSFLDKISGEIIKDIPELEKY, encoded by the coding sequence ATGACTACTGTATATGATGTACCTGCAGATTTATTAATTGAAAAAGTCGCAGAAGAATTTAAAGCAAACGATAAAATAGAATCTCCTGCATGGTCCAATTTTGTTAGAACTGGTGTTCACAAAGAAAGAAAACCAGAAAACCCAGATTGGTGGTTCGTAAGAGCTGCTTCAATCATCAGAAGAGTTTACATTGACGGACCTGTCGGTGTTTCAAGTTTAAGAACTTTCTACGGTGGTAAAAAAGACCGTGGGGTACGCCCTGAAAAATTCATGAGAGGTAGCGGATCCATAATCAGAACCGCACTCCACCAACTTGAAGACGCAGGATATGTGGAAAAAGTAGAAGGCGGAAGAGTTGTAAGTCCTCAAGGAAGATCCTTTTTAGATAAAATTTCTGGAGAAATCATTAAAGATATTCCTGAACTTGAAAAATACTAA
- a CDS encoding DNA-binding protein, giving the protein MSDLDEIRQKRMAELQAQQAAAQNQAQQQAIAQAQQQEAQAQFEAQKKQILGQIMTPEARQRLSNLKLTKPEMVNQIELQLIQSAQAGSLRGKVTDEQLKVLLRQIAGQKREIKITRK; this is encoded by the coding sequence ATGAGCGATTTAGATGAAATTCGTCAAAAAAGAATGGCTGAATTGCAGGCCCAACAGGCTGCTGCGCAAAACCAGGCACAACAACAGGCCATAGCACAGGCTCAACAGCAAGAGGCTCAAGCACAATTCGAAGCTCAGAAAAAACAAATCTTAGGCCAGATTATGACTCCTGAAGCTCGTCAAAGATTGTCAAATCTTAAACTGACCAAGCCAGAAATGGTCAACCAGATCGAACTTCAACTCATACAGTCAGCACAGGCTGGCAGTCTAAGGGGTAAGGTAACTGACGAGCAATTGAAAGTCCTTTTAAGACAGATTGCAGGTCAGAAAAGAGAAATTAAGATTACAAGGAAATAA